A window of the Lactuca sativa cultivar Salinas chromosome 5, Lsat_Salinas_v11, whole genome shotgun sequence genome harbors these coding sequences:
- the LOC111918714 gene encoding vascular-related unknown protein 1 isoform X2: MCLENMNFQETSMNDLADEQEESSWTCYFEEFLWQNDEEMIMSCDDETLNSRVPHVASSLAINKIRNDHYQDKKLRFKKRKTIGVMVDDSLEDTASSPVCSPKVAYFDQVKIKNKSKNTKFVDISDQEKVGFCEEGNKRKVNPNMELKKRGLCLVPLSSLANYFS, encoded by the exons atgtgtcttgaaaacatgaattttcaagaaacatCCATGAATGATTTAGCTGATGAGCAAGAAGAAAGCAGCTGGACCTGTTACTTCGAGGAGTTTCTATGGCAAAATGATGAAGAAATGATCATGAGTTGtgatgatgaaaccctaaattctcgaGTGCCTCATGTTGCTTCTTCTTTGGCTATCAACAAGATCCGAAATGATCATTATCAAGATAAGAAACTGAGATTCAAGAAGAGGAAAACCATTGGAGTAATGGTTGATGATTCTTTAGAAGATACCGCTAGTTCTCCTGTATGTAGTCCCAAG GTTGCTTATTTTGATCAAGTGAAAATCAAGAACAAAAGCAAGAACACTAAATTCGTAGACATCTCTGATCAG GAGAAGGTTGGGTTTTGTGAAGAAGGAAACAAGAGAAAGGTTAATCCAAATATGGAGTTGAAGAAACGTGGGCTTTGTTTAGTACCTTTATCTTCATTGGCCAActatttttcttga
- the LOC111918714 gene encoding vascular-related unknown protein 1 isoform X1, with protein sequence MCLENMNFQETSMNDLADEQEESSWTCYFEEFLWQNDEEMIMSCDDETLNSRVPHVASSLAINKIRNDHYQDKKLRFKKRKTIGVMVDDSLEDTASSPVCSPKKVAYFDQVKIKNKSKNTKFVDISDQEKVGFCEEGNKRKVNPNMELKKRGLCLVPLSSLANYFS encoded by the exons atgtgtcttgaaaacatgaattttcaagaaacatCCATGAATGATTTAGCTGATGAGCAAGAAGAAAGCAGCTGGACCTGTTACTTCGAGGAGTTTCTATGGCAAAATGATGAAGAAATGATCATGAGTTGtgatgatgaaaccctaaattctcgaGTGCCTCATGTTGCTTCTTCTTTGGCTATCAACAAGATCCGAAATGATCATTATCAAGATAAGAAACTGAGATTCAAGAAGAGGAAAACCATTGGAGTAATGGTTGATGATTCTTTAGAAGATACCGCTAGTTCTCCTGTATGTAGTCCCAAG AAGGTTGCTTATTTTGATCAAGTGAAAATCAAGAACAAAAGCAAGAACACTAAATTCGTAGACATCTCTGATCAG GAGAAGGTTGGGTTTTGTGAAGAAGGAAACAAGAGAAAGGTTAATCCAAATATGGAGTTGAAGAAACGTGGGCTTTGTTTAGTACCTTTATCTTCATTGGCCAActatttttcttga